The DNA region TACGAATCCATAAATGTGTTCCTTATATACATCGATTTCTAGCACTGTGTGCGTGTAGACCAAATGTTTACCCATAAACATTCGCATTTGCTCGCGAAGGAATGGTGAAGACTTCAGTTCGTTAAATCCGCCAACTGCATGCGGTTCGAAGTTTATATTGCTATTGCCCGATAACGATTCGATGATAAGATATGAAAAGTCCGTTCTAAGAAAAGATACAAACATTACACAAGCTGAGAAATTGGTCATTGAGAATCAAATCCAAGGCGTAAACAATGATCGTCGGACTAAGTTTAGTGTGCCTGATTTTAAGTGGCATTTCAAAAGTGTTTGCCGTTCAAATATGTTGCGGCCCAAATTCGGTACTATTTAAATATCTCGGATCGGATAATTCGGAAATATTCGAGTGTGCTTCCGCCGAAAGAAACCTCAAAGAGTTTCCGGATCTAACCCAAGTGATAGGCAAAATGATAGCCCCAAAAGGCCTTGGATTGGAGGCACCCAATGAGTCAAGCAATCAATTCCAGCTATCAAAGTGCAAAAACTTTACGAGCCTAAATCTAAGTGAACTAAGTGAGAGTACCTTGTATCTACGAAATAACTCATGCATTGGGCTATTAAACAAACGTCTCATCGTTTTATCTTGTGAATTTGAAAAGAATGTGCCGTCTCAAAGTGTTGGATTTGTAAACAAGTGCTGCCCACAGGGATTTATTTACGTTTCCGAAAATAATACATGCATACTTGGCGCAAACGATTTCTTTGTTTATACTTCTATCATCAGCagtccaattatattttttgataaCGCCTTAAACTGTTCGGAGAACAAGGCTCTGGTGGAATATACGGTGTCCTCGGAAAAAGTGCGATTCAATAACAATTCCTTGGTTTGGAGAGA from Drosophila subpulchrella strain 33 F10 #4 breed RU33 chromosome 2L, RU_Dsub_v1.1 Primary Assembly, whole genome shotgun sequence includes:
- the LOC119546241 gene encoding uncharacterized protein LOC119546241 isoform X2, whose translation is MIVGLSLVCLILSGISKVFAVQICCGPNSVLFKYLGSDNSEIFECASAERNLKEFPDLTQVIGKMIAPKGLGLEAPNESSNQFQLSKCKNFTSLNLSELSESTLYLRNNSCIGLLNKRLIVLSCEFEKNVPSQSVGFVNKCCPQGFIYVSENNTCILGANDFFVYTSIISSPIIFFDNALNCSENKALVEYTVSSEKVRFNNNSLVWRDGSNSLPVSKFCIEAIYDSYALERRKVSDQKYLVRACQESKICQKIPCIRRCCAEGEMYAKGNTSTYCKNDGTQMKFEGFQNLNINANFSKPSDFGLVHGLQCQKFRLDPDNFPDDAHTISASNGSLIIHNTSKMYAINQYCVERVRPNQKSSFTHFFVLIQR